Proteins from a genomic interval of Papaver somniferum cultivar HN1 chromosome 4, ASM357369v1, whole genome shotgun sequence:
- the LOC113274924 gene encoding probable inorganic phosphate transporter 1-3, which translates to MVKEQLEVLKALDVAKTQLYHFTAILIAGMGFFTDAYDLFCISLVTKLLGRIYYTVEGASKPGSLPPNVAAAVNGVALVGTLAGQLFFGWLGDRMGRKRVYGLTLLIMVLCSVASGLSLGNQPKAVMATLCFFRFWLGFGIGGDYPLSATIMSEYANKKTRGAFIAAVFAMQGTGILAGGIFSLVVAAIFEKIFPAPAYAVDAKASLPPEADYIWRIIVIFGAVPAVLTYYWRMKMPETARYTALVEKNAARAAADMSKVLNQELKAETDMVERLTMEPSNSFGLFSKEFLKRHGLHLLGTTSTWFLLDIAFYSQNLFQKDIFTAIGWIPPAQTMSASGEVFKIARAQTLIALCSTVPGYWFTVAFIDIIGRWAIQMMGFFFMTVFMFAIAFPYNYWSQKENRIGFVIMYALTFFFANFGPNSTTFIVPAEIFPARLRSTCHGISAASGKAGAIIGAFGFLYAAQNQDRTKTDHGYPPGIGVKNSLIMLGVINFVGMLFTFLVPEPKGRSLEEISGENDGDVDEIPKPQQGNNRTVPV; encoded by the coding sequence ATGGTGAAGGAACAACTAGAAGTGCTAAAAGCACTTGATGTAGCAAAAACACAATTGTACCATTTTACGGCCATTCTGATTGCTGGTATGGGATTCTTTACAGATGCATATGATCTTTTTTGCATCTCTCTTGTCACCAAATTGCTCGGCAGAATTTACTACACTGTCGAAGGAGCATCAAAACCCGGGAGTTTGCCACCAAATGTTGCTGCGGCTGTTAATGGTGTGGCTCTAGTCGGCACACTTGCTGGTCAGCTCTTCTTTGGTTGGCTAGGTGATCGAATGGGTAGAAAACGTGTCTATGGTCTTACCCTACTTATTATGGTTCTCTGTTCAGTAGCTTCTGGTCTGTCCTTAGGCAACCAGCCAAAAGCAGTCATGGCTACACTATGTTTCTTCCGTTTCTGGCTTGGATTCGGAATCGGTGGTGACTACCCACTTTCTGCAACTATCATGTCTGAGTACGCCAACAAGAAAACCCGCGGTGCTTTTATTGCTGCTGTCTTTGCCATGCAAGGAACGGGTATTCTAGCCGGTGGAATTTTTTCCCTCGTAGTTgctgcaatatttgagaaaatattcccTGCTCCGGCTTATGCAGTTGATGCGAAGGCATCCCTTCCACCAGAGGCCGACTACATCTGGCGTATAATTGTTATTTTCGGTGCGGTTCCGGCAGTTTTGACTTACTATTGGCGTATGAAAATGCCTGAAACTGCTCGTTACACTGCTCTTGTAGAGAAAAACGCAGCAAGGGCAGCTGCCGATATGTCAAAGGTTTTAAATCAGGAGCTTAAAGCTGAAACGGACATGGTAGAGAGATTAACGATGGAGCCTAGCAATTCATTTGGTTTATTTTCAAAGGAATTTCTTAAACGACACGGACTTCACTTACTTGGAACCACAAGTACTTGGTTCTTGCTAGACATAGCTTTTTACAGTCAGAACTTGTTCCAAAAAGATATTTTTACGGCAATTGGTTGGATTCCACCAGCACAAACGATGAGTGCTAGTGGAGAAGTTTTCAAGATCGCCAGGGCACAAACATTAATTGCTCTGTGCAGTACCGTTCCTGGGTACTGGTTTACAGTAGCATTCATCGACATTATCGGGAGGTGGGCAATTCAAATGATGGGTTTCTTCTTCATGACGGTCTTCATGTTTGCTATCGCATTTCCTTACAATTACTGGAGCCAAAAAGAGAACAGAATCGGTTTTGTTATTATGTACGCATTAactttcttctttgcaaactttGGACCCAACAGTACAACCTTCATTGTCCCGGCTGAGATATTCCCAGCTAGGTTGCGCTCGACATGTCATGGTATATCAGCAGCTTCAGGGAAAGCTGGAGCCATCATTGGTGCATTTGGGTTTTTATATGCTGCACAGAATCAAGACAGAACTAAGACTGACCATGGGTATCCTCCTGGTATCGGAGTTAAGAACTCCTTGATCATGCTTGGAGTTATCAACTTTGTAGGTATGTTGTTTACATTCTTGGTACCGGAACCAAAAGGAAGATCTTTGGAGGAGATATCAGGTGAGAACGACGGAGACGTGGATGAGATTCCAAAGCCCCAACAAGGAAATAACAGGACAGTGCCTGtttga